Proteins encoded in a region of the Aliivibrio fischeri ATCC 7744 = JCM 18803 = DSM 507 genome:
- a CDS encoding LysR family transcriptional regulator, protein MINRINLTDIRSFVLIARLGNFTKAAETLDVSRSHVSRQISSLEKQMGVTLLIRTTRTLRLTEAGKHFYHQCEQALHTIDQALLSAVDDVEKVQGEIKINCVGGYLGEVFLADIVNAFMQQYPDVSISLDFSSNRVDLIEEEFDIAFRMGSLEDSGFVAKKLLDIEMGTLASPKYLQQYGRPSHPKELQQHHCLTGSVRKWHFQSLVNKEHYDVSIKGNLQCKNGRVLVAGAIAGNGIIRVPLIYCQQELDDKKLVQVFEEWGIPTVDFSAIYHRDRYQPKRIRTFIDFVKQYSDSLFT, encoded by the coding sequence ATGATTAATCGCATTAACCTTACCGATATCCGTTCGTTTGTCCTTATTGCTCGCTTGGGGAATTTTACTAAGGCGGCGGAAACACTCGACGTATCTCGTTCTCATGTGTCACGCCAAATAAGTAGCCTAGAGAAACAAATGGGCGTGACGTTATTAATTCGTACAACTCGAACGCTACGTTTAACGGAAGCGGGTAAGCATTTTTATCATCAATGTGAACAAGCTCTTCATACTATAGATCAAGCTCTGCTTTCTGCTGTGGATGATGTTGAAAAGGTGCAAGGGGAGATAAAAATAAACTGTGTGGGCGGTTATTTAGGTGAGGTATTTTTAGCTGATATCGTTAATGCCTTTATGCAACAGTATCCAGATGTATCTATCAGTTTAGATTTTAGTAGTAATCGAGTCGATTTAATTGAAGAAGAGTTTGATATTGCTTTTCGTATGGGCAGTCTTGAGGATTCTGGTTTTGTTGCGAAGAAATTACTTGATATTGAGATGGGAACATTAGCCAGTCCAAAGTATTTACAACAATATGGTCGTCCTTCACATCCTAAAGAATTGCAGCAACATCATTGTTTAACAGGCTCTGTCCGTAAGTGGCATTTCCAATCTTTAGTTAATAAAGAACATTATGATGTCTCTATTAAAGGGAATTTACAGTGTAAAAATGGACGAGTATTGGTTGCTGGTGCCATCGCAGGAAATGGAATTATTCGAGTTCCACTGATTTATTGTCAGCAAGAATTAGATGATAAAAAGCTTGTGCAAGTATTTGAAGAGTGGGGAATTCCAACCGTTGACTTTTCTGCGATTTATCATCGAGATCGTTATCAGCCTAAGAGAATAAGAACATTTATTGATTTTGTGAAACAATATTCAGACTCTTTATTTACTTAA
- a CDS encoding helix-turn-helix domain-containing protein — MPIVVNLDIMLAKRKMRSNQLAQLIGITEQNLSVLKNSRAKAIKFSTLEAICKHLKCQPADILEYQAEEE, encoded by the coding sequence ATGCCTATCGTTGTAAATCTCGATATCATGTTAGCCAAGCGGAAAATGCGCTCAAATCAGTTAGCACAGTTAATTGGTATCACGGAACAGAATTTATCTGTGCTAAAAAATAGCAGAGCAAAGGCAATAAAGTTCTCAACCTTAGAAGCCATTTGCAAACATTTAAAATGCCAACCTGCGGATATTTTAGAATATCAAGCAGAGGAAGAATAA
- a CDS encoding VF530 family protein, which produces MMTDEERIELQQNNPLHGLKLETLLQELVDFYGWEILDTAMRLNCFNTNPSIASSVKYLKKTEWAREKLENFYLYRFKRMPRASNLEFDKPPRSRTFPHGLEPKEPMELTVDSILKSQAKAASAHKARTSNRGGNYRR; this is translated from the coding sequence ATGATGACTGATGAAGAAAGAATTGAACTGCAACAAAACAACCCATTACACGGTCTTAAGTTAGAAACCTTGCTACAAGAGTTGGTTGATTTTTACGGTTGGGAAATTCTTGATACCGCAATGCGTTTGAACTGTTTTAATACGAACCCATCAATTGCAAGTAGTGTTAAATACCTAAAGAAAACAGAATGGGCGAGAGAGAAGCTAGAAAACTTCTACTTATACCGTTTTAAACGTATGCCACGCGCATCAAACCTAGAGTTTGATAAGCCGCCACGTTCACGCACATTCCCACATGGTCTTGAACCAAAAGAGCCAATGGAACTGACGGTTGATTCGATTTTGAAATCACAAGCAAAAGCGGCATCAGCGCATAAAGCTCGTACTTCTAATCGTGGTGGTAACTATCGCCGTTAA
- a CDS encoding DUF2975 domain-containing protein, protein MNNLNNIQSFSSKLLIVFGFAFVALPLMDTVLWFASTLYNSQSFQSTFPVEVTLPLSFSRSMLGYLPSMLPTLLSCAILWQLILLFRLYKKGQVFTLENTIRYRKIANILIMMPFVQVLSDILLSIALSYTEDNVEGGFNISDSEISMLVIGLIVRVIAKVMEEASLIREEQELTI, encoded by the coding sequence ATGAATAATTTAAATAACATCCAATCTTTTAGTTCAAAACTGCTTATTGTTTTTGGGTTTGCTTTTGTTGCTTTACCATTAATGGATACCGTCCTTTGGTTTGCTTCAACTCTTTATAACTCACAATCATTCCAGAGTACTTTTCCTGTTGAAGTTACTCTTCCACTCTCTTTTTCACGTTCTATGCTAGGTTACCTACCAAGTATGCTACCCACACTATTAAGCTGTGCGATTCTATGGCAGTTAATTCTTTTATTTCGTTTATACAAAAAAGGGCAAGTATTTACGCTTGAAAACACCATCAGGTATCGTAAAATCGCTAACATCTTAATTATGATGCCATTTGTTCAAGTGTTATCCGATATACTTCTCAGTATCGCACTCTCTTATACTGAAGATAATGTGGAAGGAGGCTTTAACATTTCAGACAGCGAAATCAGTATGTTAGTTATTGGTTTAATCGTACGAGTTATCGCAAAAGTAATGGAAGAAGCAAGCCTTATTCGTGAAGAACAAGAACTCACAATCTAG
- a CDS encoding SDR family oxidoreductase: MKKLVVITGASSGIGEAIARRLSDEGHPLLLLARRIDRLEALNLPNSLSVKVDVTDKASFEAAIAQGEAKFGPVDAIVNNAGAMLLGQIDTQDAQEWKTMFDVNVLGLLNGMQAVLAPMMERNSGTIINISSIAGKKTFPNHAAYCGTKFAVHAISENVREEVALSNVRVTTIAPGAVETELLSHTSSQEIKDGYGEWKESMGGVLAADDIARAVSFAYQQPQNVCIREIALAPTKQQP, translated from the coding sequence ATGAAAAAATTAGTTGTTATTACAGGTGCAAGTTCTGGTATTGGTGAAGCAATCGCTCGTCGTTTAAGCGATGAAGGTCATCCTCTACTTCTTCTTGCTCGTCGCATTGACCGTCTTGAAGCACTTAACTTACCAAACTCTTTATCAGTAAAAGTAGACGTAACAGACAAAGCTTCTTTTGAAGCGGCTATTGCTCAGGGTGAAGCAAAGTTTGGTCCTGTAGATGCTATCGTAAATAACGCTGGCGCAATGCTTCTTGGTCAAATTGACACTCAAGACGCACAAGAGTGGAAAACCATGTTTGATGTAAACGTTCTTGGTCTTCTTAATGGTATGCAAGCAGTTCTTGCACCTATGATGGAGCGTAACAGCGGTACTATCATTAATATCAGCTCTATTGCTGGTAAGAAAACATTCCCTAACCATGCTGCTTACTGTGGTACTAAGTTTGCGGTTCACGCTATCTCTGAAAACGTGCGTGAAGAAGTAGCTTTATCAAACGTTCGTGTAACAACAATTGCACCGGGAGCGGTTGAGACTGAACTTCTATCTCATACGTCTTCTCAAGAAATTAAAGACGGTTACGGTGAATGGAAAGAAAGCATGGGTGGCGTACTAGCTGCTGACGACATTGCTCGTGCAGTATCTTTTGCTTACCAACAACCTCAAAACGTATGTATTCGTGAAATTGCGCTAGCACCAACTAAACAGCAACCATAG